CCGCCGGCCCACCGCGGTCCTGCGCGACGGGCCGGTGGGTGTGAGAGGGGTACCCCGCTCTACCGAATGCGTTAAGAGGGGGCCCTTCCTTACACCTGGGGGAGGACGGTGGTGGCTACCAGGTCCAGGTGGTCCAGGTCGGTGAGGTCGAGGATCTGCAGGTAGATCCGCTGGCTGCCGGCGGCGGCGTACCGGCCGATGGTGTCGACGACCTCGGCGGGGGTGCCGGCCAGGCCGTTGGCGCGCAGCTCGTCGGCGTCGCGGCCGATGGCGGCGGCCCGGCGTCGGATCTCGTCCTCGGTACGCCCGCAGCAGAGCACCAGCGCGTTGGAGTAGGTGAGTTCGTCGGCGTCGCGGCCGATCGCGGCGCAGGCCTCGCGGACCCGGCCGAACTGGGCGGTGGTGTCCTCGACGGAGACGAACGGCAGGTTGAACTCGTCGGCGTAGCGGGCGGCCAGCCGGGGGGTGCGCCGGGGGCCCATGCCGCCGAGCAGGATCGGCGGTCGGGGTTGCTGGACCGGCTTGGGCAGCGCCGGTGAGCCGCTGACCGGGTAGTACCGGCCGTCGTGGTCGAAGGTCTGGCCGGCCGGGGTGGACCAGAGTCCGGTGATGACGGCGAGTTGTTCCTCCAGCCGGTCGAAGCGTTCGCCGAGCGGCGGGAACGGGATGCCGTAGGCGCTGTGTTCCTCGGCGTACCAGCCGGTGCCGATGCCCAGCTCGACCCGGCCGCCGCTCATCGCGTCGACCTGGGCGACGGTGATGGCCAGTGGGCCGGGCAGCCGGAAGGTGGCCGCGCTCATCAGGGTGCCGAGCCGGATCTGTCGGGTGTCGCGGGCCAGCCCGGCCAGGGTCGTCCAGGCGTCGGTGGGGCCGGGGTCGCCGCTCACCGTACCCATTTTCAGGTAGTGGTCGGAGCGGAAGAAGGCGGCGTAGCCGGCGTCCTCGGCGCAGCGGGCCACCGTGAGCAGCTGGTCGTAGCTGGCCCCCTGCTGGGGTTCCGTGAAGATCCGAAGTTCCATGAGGCCGAGCATAGGTAGCGGCCGACCGGCTCGCCTCCGGAAGCTCGGATCGAAAATTCTTGCAGTGTTTGCAGGAGCACGCAAGGGCGACTTCATCAGGTGACCACTTCGAAATGGGTGGTTCACAATCACCCACATCACTGCTACGGTCTCGGCAACCCGCAACTTCTTGCGTAACTTGCAGGAAGCTTTGCCGTCCACTGGTCGGCAAACCGCTCCCGTCCCCCAGGAGAGTCGATGCGAACCATCCGACCGAAGGCCGCCGCAGCGGCCGCCGCCCTGGCCGCCACGCTACTGGCGGCCACCCTGAGCACCGTCGCCGCCGCGCCCCCGGCCACCGCCGCCGTGCAGGCCAACGGCGACTCCATCGTGCACCTGTTCCAGTGGCGGTGGAGCTCGGTGGCGCAGGAGTGCGAGACCAACCTCGGCCCCAACGGCTGGGGTGGCGTGCAGGTCTCCCCGCCCCAGGAGCACGTCGTCCTGCCCAGCTCCGAGGGTGCCACCTACCCCTGGTGGCAGGACTACCAGCCGGTGTCGTACCGGGTGGAGCAGACCCGGCGCGGCACCCGCGCCGAGTTCGTCGACATGGTGCAACGCTGCCGGGCCCAGGGCGTCAAGATCTATGTGGACATGGTGCTCAACCACATGACCGGCACCGGCTCGGCCGGCAGCGGGCCGGGCAGCGCCGGCACCGTCTACAGCAAGTACGACTACCCGAACCTGTTCAACGACGGCTCCGGTGACCGCTACGGCTACGCCGACTTCGGGCCGTGCTACCGCACCATCAGCAACTGGGGCAACAAGGCCGAGGTGCAGGACTGCGAACTGCTCGCGCTGGCCGACCTGAACACCGCCGACCCCGAGGTCCGACGCAAGATCGCCAAGTACATGAACTCGGTGATCGACCTCGGGGTGGCCGGCTTCCGGGTGGACGCGGCCAAGCACGTCCAGGAGTCGCACCTGGGCGACATCATCAGCCGGCTCAAGGACGTACCGGTCTTCGGCGGCAAGCCGGACCTGTTCCACGAGGTGTACGGCGACGGCACCGTCCCGTACACCGCGTACGCCCCGTACGGCGCGGTGACCAACTTCGACTACCAGCGCTCGGTGGCCTCGGCCTTCCGGGACGGCAACATCGCCCAGTTTGCCAACATGCCCAACTACGGCGGGCTCACCTCCAGCCAGGCGATCGTGTTCGTGGACAACCACGACACCCAGCGGGAGACCCCCACCCTGACCTACAAGAACGGCGCCCGCTACTACCTGGCCGACGCGTTCATGATGGCCCACCCGTACGGCCGACCGCAGCTGATGTCCAGCTACGCGTTCGGCTCGGTCAAGGCGCAGGGGCCGCCGAGCAGCAGCAACGGCACCACCAACGCGACCAACTGCAACGGCTCGGACTGGATCTGCGAGCACCGCAACGAGCAGGTCGCCGGGATGCCCAGCTTCCGCAACGCCGTGGCCGGCACCGCCATCGGCAACGTGGTCACCGACGGCAACGGCCGGCTGGGCTTCGCCCGGGGCAACCGGGGGTACGCGGCCTTCAACGCCACCGGCAGCGCGTGGAACCGGTCGTTCACCACCAACCTGCCCGACGGCACGTACTGCAACGTGGCCCGGGGCACCTTCAACCGGGGAACGAAGGCCTGCACCGGTGGCGTGATCACGGTCAACGCGGGCAGCTTCACCACCAGCATCCCGGCCGACCGGGGGGTGGCGCTGCACGTGGACGCCCGTACCGACGGCACGACCCCGAACCCGACGGCGCCCCCCACGCCGACGCCGACCGCCACCCCGACGACCGGCCCCACCCCGACCGTCCCGGCCGGCGCGACCCGCTTCACCGTGACCGCGCAGACCAACTGGGGCCAGGAGGTGTACGTCGTCGGCTCGATCCCGCAGCTGGGCAACTGGAACCCGGCGGGCGGGGTCAAGCTGAGCACCACCTCGGGCAGCTACCCGACCTGGACCGGCTCGGTCGACCTGCCCGCCGGCACCTCCTTCGAGTGGAAGCTGGTCAAGATCGGCAACGGCGCCACCCAGTGGGAGAACGGGGCGAACCGGACCGGCACCGCCGGCTCCCCCCTAACCGCCACCTGGCGCTAACCCCACCGTAAGGAAGGGCCCCTTGTTAACAGCGGGCGGTGAGAGGGGTTCCCCTCTCGACCGGAAGCGTTAACAAGGGGCCCTTCCTTACACGTAGGGTGGGGTGTGGTAGGCGGTGTGTAGGGCGGCCAGGCCGGGGGCCTTGGGGGTGAGGGTGCCCCAGCCGGAGTTGAAGTAGTTGGTCCGGGCGATCAACGGGCCCCGCTCCGCGTTGAGCTGGGCGATGGCCGCCGGCACGGTGGCGATCCAGCCGGCCTGGTCGGGTATCTCGGCGACCCGGACCCCCCACTCGGCGATCAGCACCGGGCGGGACAGCGCCACCGGGCCGAGGTCGGCCACCGCCCAGTCCTTGGTCCGGCGGAACCGGGCCAGCGCGGTGTGGCTCGGGTCGGTGGCGTAGGCGTTCCACTGCAGGAAGTCCAGCCGGCCCATCAGGGACTCCGGGTGCACCCGCCGGAAGCAGGCGCGGTCCCAGCCGCCGGTGCCGACGGAGAAGGTGGTGCCGGCGGGCAGCTGCCGGGCCCGGAACCAGTCGACGATGTAGCGCAGCGCGGTCACCGCACGGGCGTCGGCCTGGGCCCCGGTGTACGCCGTACCGCCCTCGGTGGTGCCGAACTCGTGGTCGGTGTCCAGCTCCGAGGCGAGCTGGATGTTCACCCCGAAGCCCATGGTCCGGTACTGGGACAGCGCGCGGGCCAGCAGCCCGTCGCACTGGCCGGCGGTGACCTGTCCGTACCCGTAGGCCTTCGGCCAGGTGGTGTTCGGGCGCTGCTGGATGGTCATGTTCGGGGCCGGCACCCGGTAGGCGACGCCGTCCACGGTGAAGTTCTGCGGCCCGGTGTCGGGCGCGCCGTAGTGCTTCAGCTCCAGCACCATGTTGATCATGATGCCGGTCAGGCCGAGGGTACGCAGCCACGGTCGCTGGTAGCCGGGGAAGACGTTGCCGTCGGCGAAGCTACGGTACTGGGTGAGCGAGCGGATGTTCCCGCCCACCAGGTCGGCGGTGGGGTCGGCGTTGCCGGAGAGGTAGTAGCCGCCGAGCACCGGCGCGGTGACGGTGTACTCGACCTGGTCGGTGGCGATGTTGCCGAGGCTGTCGCGGACCTGCACGGTAACCAGGGGCATCACGCCACCGCCCGGTGTACGGTGACCGACCCGTCGTCCGACAGCCGGGTCCACGCCCGTCCGGCGCTGTCGGAGACGGTGACGGTCAGCGTCGTCGGCTCGAACGTCGGCGTGACGGTGGTCGGGGCGCTGCGGCGGCCGGCCTGGTCGGTGACGACCACGGTGACGGTCAGCGGCTGCCCCTCGGCGACGCCGTAGACCACGGTCAGCAGCATCGGCTCGCCGGGGGTGTAACGGGACTTGTCCAACCTGGCGGTGACGATGGGTAGGGCCATCCCGCCTCCCTTCTTCCGGCCGGTACGGGTGACCGGCGGCACCGGGCGGGGGCCGGGCTCACCCCGGTAGGGGTCGACACCCGCGCTCACCTGGTAAAACGATCCGAGGGGCGACCAGCCTCGGTCGGCCATCGGACGCCGCCGATGTCAACCACCTGGTTGCGCGTCGCCGGTCGATCGACCCACCACGCCGGATCCACGACCAGCACAGGGAGTTGCGGGAACGCACCGGCCAGCTCGGACGGTGGCCCGCCCGTGGCCCGCCGGGTCAGGCCGCGTCGCGCCCCCGCGGGGCCCGTTGCCGACGGGCCAGGTGCGCGGTGCCGGCGACCAGGCTGCTGGCCAACGCCATCCCGATCAACACCATGATCGCGCCCACCGCGAAGAGACCCGAGTCGTCGTTGGCCGCGGCGTCGACCGTCCAGGCCGCGGTGAAGACCACCGTCATCACCGGCACCACCACCCAGGGCTTGAGCAGCCAGCCGGCGACCGCCCCGACCACCACCAGGGTGACGACACACCCGACCACCTGCCAGCCGGCGTACGGGCCGCTGACCTCACCGGTCCGTGGATCCTCGGTGTAGCCGGTCTCCCAGCCCAACCAGGCCGCCCAGACGGCGAGGGTCACCACCGCCAGGAGCAGACCACCGAGCAGGTTCCGGGTACGCGTCGACGTGTGCACGCCTGCGATCCTTACCCAGTCCGGCCGGGCGCGGAACAGTACGCGTACTCAGTGGACCCGGCCGGGTGTCGGAAAAGGGCAGGCCGTCCCCGGACTCCGTGATTAGTCTGAGTCGATGCCCCCCGCCATCCCGCACCCCGAGCCGGGCACGCCGGACACCTCGGGTCCGCTGCGCTACATCTGGTGGCTGGTCCGGTGCCAGCCGTTGCGGGTGCTGCGCGGCAGCGTGTTCGGGACGGCCTGGATGGCCGGACTGGCCCTGCGGCCGTACCTCATCTCCCGGGCCATCGACGACGGGCTCCGCGCGGGCGACCACCGGGCGTTGCTCGGCTGGGCGACCGCGATCCTGCTGGCCGGGTTCGGGCTGGCCTGGCTGGGCATCCTCCGGCACCGCACGATGACCTTCGTCCGGGAGGACGCCAGCGCCCGCTCCGCCGAGGTGCTGCTGCGTCAGCTCGCCCGGCTCGGCGCGGTCCTGCCCCGCCGGCTGGCCGCCGGTGACGTGGCCACGGTCAGCGGTTACGACGTGACGCGTACCTCGCAGGTGTTGACGTTGACCGGGCCCGGTGTGGGTGCCGTGCTGACGTACGTGCTGGTCGCCGTCCTGCTCTGGTCGATCGATCCGCTACTCGCGATGCTGGTGCTGCTCGGGGTGCCGGTGATCGCGGTGGCCCTCGGGCCGCTGCTGCGGCGGCTGGAGCGGGTGGAGTCGACGTACCGGCAGCAGCAGGGTGAGCTGACCACCCGGGCCGACGACATCGTCGCCGGGCTGCGGGTGCTCGCCGGGGTCGGCGGCCGGCACCTGTTCGCCCGCCGGTACGCCGACCGTTCCCAGCGGCTGCGCGCCGAGGGGTACCGGGTGGGCACGGCCCGCAGCCGGATCGAGGCGGTGACGCCCGTGCTGCCGGGGTTGTTGCTGGCGGCGGTGGTCTGGCTGGCCGCGCGGATGGCGATCGACGGCTCAATCACCGTCGGTGAACTGGTCGCCGTGTACGGGTACGTGGCGGTGCTCATCGTGCCGGTCTGGTTCCTGCTGGAGGGCAGCTACCAGCTCATCCAGGGTCGGGTCGCCGCCCGCCGGATCGTCCGGCTGCTCCGGCTGACCCCCGACCCGGCCACCGCCGGGCGCCGGCCGGGCGTGGCGGCGCCGCGGCGGCCCGCCGAGTTGGCCGACCCGGCGACCGGGCTGGTGGTACGCCCAGGTCAGGTGCTCGGTGTCGCCGCCGACGACCCGGCCCAGGCCGAGGCGCTGGCCGACCGGCTCGGCCGGTACGTCGCCAGCGACGTGACCTGGGGCGGCGTGCCGTTGGCCGCCGTCGCACTCGACGAGGTACGGGCCCGGATCCTGGTCGCCGAGCCCGACGCGTACCTCTTCGCCGGCACGCTGCGGCAGGTGCTGCGCGGCCGGACGACCAGCGACGACCCGGCGATCCACGCGGCGCTGCACGCCGCGTCGGCCCGGGACGTGGTCGACTCGCAACCCGGCGGGCTGGACTCCCCGGTCGACGCCCGGGGCCGCACCCTCTCCGGTGGCCAACGACAACGGGTACGCCTGACCCGGGCCCTGCTCGCCGAGCCGGAGGTGCTGATCCTGGTCGATCCCACCTCGGCGGTGGACGCGCACACCGAGGCGCGGGTGGCCCGGCGGCTGCGCCAGGCCCGCCTCGGCCGGACCACGATCGTGCTGGCCACCTCACCGCTGCTGCTGGGGCACGCCGACTCGGTCGGGTACCTGCGGGACGGCCGGATCGTCGACACCGGCAGCCACGCCGAGCTGATCGAGCGGAATCCGGGCTACCGCGCCCTGGTCGCCCGCGACAGCGACAGCGACCCCACCGGTTCGCCCGACCCGCTCCCTGGTGCCAGCGGAACGTCCGGCCCCACCGGAACGGCTGCCGGGGCGGGGTGGCTGCGGTGACGACGAAGCTTCCGGTCGCCGACCGGGTGGTGGTCCGGCGGGCCACCCTCGCCATGCTCGCCGGTGACCGGTGGGCGGTCGCCGGGGTCCTGGCGCTGCACGCCGCCAGTGCGCTGGCCGGGCTGGCCACGCCGTGGCTGCTCGGCCTGATCGTCGACGCGGTCACCGGCGGCGGCAGCGGTGCGGTCGGCGTCGTGGACCGGCTGGCGCTGGCCATCGCCGGGTGCGTACTGGCCCAGGGGCTGTTCACCAGGTACGCCGAGTACGCCGGGCACCGGTTCGGTGAGCGGGCGGTCGCCCGGCTGCGCGAGGACTTCGTCTCCCGGATGCTCGCCCTGCCGGTCTCCGTGGTGGAGCGTGCCGGCACCGGTGACCTGGCCACCCGCAGCTCGGTCGACGTCTCCACGGTCGGCACGATGCTGCGCGAGGTGGTGCCGGTCGTCGTCATCTGCAGCACCCAGCTGGTGCTGCTCTTCACGGCGGTGTTCCTGCTGGACCCGCTGCTCGGGCTGGCCGCGTTGACCGGGCTGCCCCCGGTCTACCTGGTGACCCGCTGGTACCTGCGCCGGGCCAGCCCGGCGTACCTGGCCGAGGGCGCGGCGAGCGCGGAGCTGACCGAGGCGCTGACCACGACCGCCGAGGGCGCGCGGACCGTGGAGGCGCTGCGGCTGACCGACGAGCGGATCCGCTCCGGCACCACCCGCGTCGCCGGGGTGTGGCAGGCCCGCCGGGCCACCCTGGCCCTGCGGTCGGTCTTCTTCCCGGTGGTGGAGAGCAGCTACGCGGTGCCGATCACCGTGGTGCTGCTGGCCGGTGGCTGGTTCCTGGCCCGGCAGACGGTCACCCTCGGCGAGGTGGTCGCCGCCGCGCTCTACCTGCAACGGGCGATCGAACCGCTGGACCGGCTGTTGCAGTGGATGGAGCAGGCCCAGCGTGGCCTCGCCTCGTTCGCCCGGGTACTCGGCGTCGGACAGGTGCCGCCGGAGCCACGCGGCGGCGCGGCCACCCCGGACGACCGGCGGTTGGTCCTGCGCGACGTGCGGTTCCACTACGGCGACGGCCACGAGGTGCTGCACGGCGTCGACCTGACCGTCGGCCCCGGTGAACGGTTGGCTGTCGTCGGCCCGTCCGGAGCCGGCAAGTCCACCCTGGCCCGGCTGCTCGCCGGCATCGACGCCCCGCAGCAGGGTGTGGTGCGCCTGGGCGGCGTCGAGGTCACCGACCTGGACCCGGCGCAGCGACGACGCCGGATCGCCCTGGTCACCCAGGAACACCACGTCTTCCTCGGCTCGCTCCGCGACAACCTGGTGTTCGCCGCACCGGACGCCACCGACGACCAGTTGCGCGCCGCGCTGGTCGCGGTCGGTGCCGACTGGTACGCCGACCTGCCCGACGGCCTCGACACACCGCTGGGCGACGGGGTGCGGACCCTCGCCGCCGCCGACGCCCAGCAGCTGGCGCTGGCCCGCATCGTCCTGGCCGACCCGGACATCCTGATCCTGGACGAGGCGACCGCCGCGCTGGACCCGAGCACCGCCCGGCGTACCGAACGGGCCCTCGCGGCGGTGCTGGCCGGCCGGGCCGTCATCGCCATCGCGCACCGGCTCAACACCGCACACGACGCCGACCGGGTCGCGGTGCTCAGCGACGGCCGGATCACCGAGATCGGCGCGCACGACGAGCTGGTCGCCGCCGGTGGCGCGTACGCCGCGCTCTGGCACTCCTGGCACGGCTCCTGACCCGGCGGGCGGGACGGGCGGGGCCGGCGGCTGTCCGAAGCACGACTGTCCCCGTTCCCGGGTGGTGCCGGCACCTACCGGTTCGTAGGGTGTACGGGTTCGTTCGAGACCGGATCCGGGGAGGTTGAGAACGCTGAACTCCGCCGCCCGCGCCGATGGGCTGGCCGGCCTCCCCGTCGACCGGGTGGTGCAGGTGGGGGGCGCGTCCACCGAGACCGTCGCCGCCGTGGTCAACCGGGAGCTGCCCGACCTGGCTGCCGTCGTGCTCACCCCCTCGGCCGGCCGGGACACCCCGGCGGGGTTCGTCCGGGCGGTCCTGACGGAGTTGGAGCGGATCGCTGGCGCGCTGCTGCCCGGCTGGCTCCCGGAGGCCGCCGAGCTGACCCGGACCGACCCGTTCTCGACAGCGGCGGTCCGCGCCGCCGCTGTCGAACGGGCCCACGGCTCACCGCACTTCGCCCCCTTCCTGGCCCAGCTCGCCACCGGCGCACTCGTCGGCCGGTCGCCGGCGGGTGCCTTCCCGCTGGAGGTCCGGTGCCTCGGGCTGTCCCGGGTCGTCGCCGAGGGCTTCGGCCGCTCCCGGCTGGTCCTGCTGGTCGAGGTGCCCCCGGGGCTCACCGCCGACCAGGAACGGGCCTTCGCCGCCGGGGCCGAGTGGCTGGCCCACCACGGTCGGTCGGGGGTCTGGCTGGTGGGCCCGCCGCTGCGCGCGGTGGACCGGGTGCCGCGCGTACCGCTGACCCTGCGGCCTGCCGCACCCGCG
Above is a window of Micromonospora yangpuensis DNA encoding:
- a CDS encoding ABC transporter ATP-binding protein: MLAGDRWAVAGVLALHAASALAGLATPWLLGLIVDAVTGGGSGAVGVVDRLALAIAGCVLAQGLFTRYAEYAGHRFGERAVARLREDFVSRMLALPVSVVERAGTGDLATRSSVDVSTVGTMLREVVPVVVICSTQLVLLFTAVFLLDPLLGLAALTGLPPVYLVTRWYLRRASPAYLAEGAASAELTEALTTTAEGARTVEALRLTDERIRSGTTRVAGVWQARRATLALRSVFFPVVESSYAVPITVVLLAGGWFLARQTVTLGEVVAAALYLQRAIEPLDRLLQWMEQAQRGLASFARVLGVGQVPPEPRGGAATPDDRRLVLRDVRFHYGDGHEVLHGVDLTVGPGERLAVVGPSGAGKSTLARLLAGIDAPQQGVVRLGGVEVTDLDPAQRRRRIALVTQEHHVFLGSLRDNLVFAAPDATDDQLRAALVAVGADWYADLPDGLDTPLGDGVRTLAAADAQQLALARIVLADPDILILDEATAALDPSTARRTERALAAVLAGRAVIAIAHRLNTAHDADRVAVLSDGRITEIGAHDELVAAGGAYAALWHSWHGS
- a CDS encoding carbohydrate-binding module family 20 domain-containing protein, whose product is MRTIRPKAAAAAAALAATLLAATLSTVAAAPPATAAVQANGDSIVHLFQWRWSSVAQECETNLGPNGWGGVQVSPPQEHVVLPSSEGATYPWWQDYQPVSYRVEQTRRGTRAEFVDMVQRCRAQGVKIYVDMVLNHMTGTGSAGSGPGSAGTVYSKYDYPNLFNDGSGDRYGYADFGPCYRTISNWGNKAEVQDCELLALADLNTADPEVRRKIAKYMNSVIDLGVAGFRVDAAKHVQESHLGDIISRLKDVPVFGGKPDLFHEVYGDGTVPYTAYAPYGAVTNFDYQRSVASAFRDGNIAQFANMPNYGGLTSSQAIVFVDNHDTQRETPTLTYKNGARYYLADAFMMAHPYGRPQLMSSYAFGSVKAQGPPSSSNGTTNATNCNGSDWICEHRNEQVAGMPSFRNAVAGTAIGNVVTDGNGRLGFARGNRGYAAFNATGSAWNRSFTTNLPDGTYCNVARGTFNRGTKACTGGVITVNAGSFTTSIPADRGVALHVDARTDGTTPNPTAPPTPTPTATPTTGPTPTVPAGATRFTVTAQTNWGQEVYVVGSIPQLGNWNPAGGVKLSTTSGSYPTWTGSVDLPAGTSFEWKLVKIGNGATQWENGANRTGTAGSPLTATWR
- a CDS encoding endonuclease domain-containing protein, encoding MRTLNSAARADGLAGLPVDRVVQVGGASTETVAAVVNRELPDLAAVVLTPSAGRDTPAGFVRAVLTELERIAGALLPGWLPEAAELTRTDPFSTAAVRAAAVERAHGSPHFAPFLAQLATGALVGRSPAGAFPLEVRCLGLSRVVAEGFGRSRLVLLVEVPPGLTADQERAFAAGAEWLAHHGRSGVWLVGPPLRAVDRVPRVPLTLRPAAPAPRPPEVVGRPHPASAAEAALEAALAAQDWSAGRVWNQSYQSHALTAPVRLDLLWPAERCVVEVDGPEHCHPARFEADRQRDVQLQLDGYAVLRFTNARISHDVGSVVHQIGTLVRARRRDISEGRSHARR
- a CDS encoding ABC transporter ATP-binding protein; its protein translation is MPPAIPHPEPGTPDTSGPLRYIWWLVRCQPLRVLRGSVFGTAWMAGLALRPYLISRAIDDGLRAGDHRALLGWATAILLAGFGLAWLGILRHRTMTFVREDASARSAEVLLRQLARLGAVLPRRLAAGDVATVSGYDVTRTSQVLTLTGPGVGAVLTYVLVAVLLWSIDPLLAMLVLLGVPVIAVALGPLLRRLERVESTYRQQQGELTTRADDIVAGLRVLAGVGGRHLFARRYADRSQRLRAEGYRVGTARSRIEAVTPVLPGLLLAAVVWLAARMAIDGSITVGELVAVYGYVAVLIVPVWFLLEGSYQLIQGRVAARRIVRLLRLTPDPATAGRRPGVAAPRRPAELADPATGLVVRPGQVLGVAADDPAQAEALADRLGRYVASDVTWGGVPLAAVALDEVRARILVAEPDAYLFAGTLRQVLRGRTTSDDPAIHAALHAASARDVVDSQPGGLDSPVDARGRTLSGGQRQRVRLTRALLAEPEVLILVDPTSAVDAHTEARVARRLRQARLGRTTIVLATSPLLLGHADSVGYLRDGRIVDTGSHAELIERNPGYRALVARDSDSDPTGSPDPLPGASGTSGPTGTAAGAGWLR
- a CDS encoding LLM class F420-dependent oxidoreductase, coding for MELRIFTEPQQGASYDQLLTVARCAEDAGYAAFFRSDHYLKMGTVSGDPGPTDAWTTLAGLARDTRQIRLGTLMSAATFRLPGPLAITVAQVDAMSGGRVELGIGTGWYAEEHSAYGIPFPPLGERFDRLEEQLAVITGLWSTPAGQTFDHDGRYYPVSGSPALPKPVQQPRPPILLGGMGPRRTPRLAARYADEFNLPFVSVEDTTAQFGRVREACAAIGRDADELTYSNALVLCCGRTEDEIRRRAAAIGRDADELRANGLAGTPAEVVDTIGRYAAAGSQRIYLQILDLTDLDHLDLVATTVLPQV